The Pseudomonas sp. DG56-2 genome contains a region encoding:
- a CDS encoding site-specific integrase: protein MNTIERYLQAATRDNTRRSYQAAVQHFEVSWGGFLPATADSIARYLADHADTHAISTLKQRLAALGQWHVSQGFPDPTKAPVVRQVLKGIRTLHPAEPRQAAPLQIQHLQQAIAFLEQEARQARERHHLPELLRARRDVALLLIGFWRGFRGDELARLHVEHIQAQAGKGMHIYLPRSKADRQALGTRHQAPALKVLCPVQAYLQWIEVAGIAHGPVFRKLDRWGNLNEAALNSNSLIALLRRILERSGISASSYTSHSLRRGFATWATSNGWEIKALMSYVGWKDAKSALRYIDASASFGELAVLDKPLEQPAIIG, encoded by the coding sequence ATGAACACCATCGAGCGCTATCTTCAGGCGGCCACCCGCGACAACACCCGACGCAGTTACCAAGCGGCGGTCCAGCACTTCGAAGTAAGCTGGGGTGGCTTTCTTCCCGCCACCGCCGACAGTATTGCCCGCTACCTGGCCGACCACGCTGACACCCATGCAATCAGTACCCTCAAACAGCGCCTGGCGGCGCTTGGGCAGTGGCATGTCAGCCAGGGTTTTCCCGATCCGACCAAGGCACCGGTGGTACGCCAGGTGCTAAAGGGTATTCGAACCCTGCACCCGGCCGAACCCCGGCAAGCGGCGCCATTGCAAATCCAGCACTTGCAGCAAGCCATTGCGTTCCTGGAGCAAGAAGCCCGCCAGGCCCGCGAGCGTCACCACCTGCCCGAGCTGTTGCGGGCTCGACGCGATGTGGCGTTATTGCTGATCGGCTTCTGGCGTGGTTTTCGCGGCGATGAACTGGCTCGTCTGCACGTCGAACATATTCAAGCTCAGGCCGGCAAAGGCATGCACATTTACTTGCCACGAAGCAAAGCTGACCGCCAGGCACTCGGCACTCGCCATCAGGCGCCAGCACTGAAAGTGCTGTGTCCAGTGCAGGCCTACCTGCAATGGATCGAAGTGGCAGGCATCGCGCACGGCCCGGTGTTCCGCAAACTCGATCGCTGGGGCAACCTGAATGAGGCTGCGCTCAACAGCAACAGCCTGATCGCCTTGTTGCGGCGCATCCTGGAACGCAGCGGGATCTCGGCTTCTTCATATACCAGCCACTCGTTGCGCCGCGGCTTTGCCACCTGGGCTACCAGCAACGGCTGGGAGATCAAGGCATTGATGAGCTACGTCGGCTGGAAAGACGCCAAGTCGGCGTTGCGCTACATCGATGCCTCGGCCTCTTTCGGCGAACTGGCTGTGCTCGACAAGCCACTCGAGCAGCCTGCAATCATCGGTTAG